The genomic segment CAAGCATATCATGGGTGGATTCTATGATAAAGAAAAACTAGAACAATTAGTTCAAGAAAATGATGTTACAACTTTTGAATTAGAACATGTAGATACTGCTATTTTAAAAAAGTTATATGATGGTGGTCATAATATTCATCCTTCTCCATACGTAATGGAATTAATTCAAAATAAATATGAACAAAAAAAACTTTTAGATGAAAAAGGTATTCCAGTGCCAGCATACAAAGATGTAAAATCAAAAGAAGATTTAAGTGCATTTGGTTTTCCAGTTGTACAAAAAGCTAAACTTGGTGGATATGATGGACAAGGTGTTCAAGTATTAAAATCTTTAGAAGATGTTGAAACTAAAGCACTTAAAGGAGAATCTTTTATTGAAGAGATGGTTGACATTGATAAAGAGCTTGCAGTTATTGTTGCTAGAAACATAGAAGGTCAAATGAAATGTTATCCTGTAGTTGAGATGCTTTTTGATGAAAGAGTCAATATCTGTGACTCTGTAATGGCTCCTGCAAGAATTTCTAAAGAGATTGAAGAAAAATCTTTAGAAATTTGTAAAAAATCAATTGAAGCTTTAGATGGTGTTGGTATTTTTGGGGTAGAATTATTTTTAACAAAATCTGGAGAGATTCAAGTAAATGAAATTGCTCCTAGACCACATAACTCAGGTCACTATACAGTAGA from the Arcobacter sp. CECT 8983 genome contains:
- a CDS encoding 5-(carboxyamino)imidazole ribonucleotide synthase, with translation MDKNFNYSSLKLGIIGGGQLGKIMSQKAKKMGFHVTILDPTFNCPAAQVSDKHIMGGFYDKEKLEQLVQENDVTTFELEHVDTAILKKLYDGGHNIHPSPYVMELIQNKYEQKKLLDEKGIPVPAYKDVKSKEDLSAFGFPVVQKAKLGGYDGQGVQVLKSLEDVETKALKGESFIEEMVDIDKELAVIVARNIEGQMKCYPVVEMLFDERVNICDSVMAPARISKEIEEKSLEICKKSIEALDGVGIFGVELFLTKSGEIQVNEIAPRPHNSGHYTVEACATSQFEQIIRAVTNLPLGSTKLISPAVMVNLLGEQGYEGEPFIEGIHDALEIPELSFHFYGKSFTKPFRKMGHITVLDDDINIALKKANKAKEILKIKGSKKV